In Haliotis asinina isolate JCU_RB_2024 chromosome 15, JCU_Hal_asi_v2, whole genome shotgun sequence, one DNA window encodes the following:
- the LOC137265764 gene encoding TNFAIP3-interacting protein 2-like, with product MGVGQETTDMMSGKGEPEYPTLQCGSRLTVEQERDWYKEKLLHMKVVFKEMQHSLQSQKIRKEGIETVSTLLKESRQQITTLENQKRALETAVRNLQNRLANHGLSNSVTFEENELFIPGTSKQILDNLAKENARLRNLLGMSGGFEDVTKLHETIERVQGVNSSLQVEKDNLLQKVADLENMLKSSDSEKDKLICQLREHIDKLQSNSRTQDVLCQSMSGEVSGLRQKLKDFVLQCQQLEIKLEDAEQNKVNLTQQEVPVVEVRSNQKSEDTLDGNILVEENTRLKEELKTLKEMNRRWQDYNTDRERYTQELHSNYRELQQRYKASQEKRITEERERQLNNLLVTAKENMEKMENDKKQLLEKLEASESTVASQAIEIQQLRMMSGEGDQETIAALKAQIQVCTEDFQTERQDRAKAQAKAHLLQEEVNSLRAENSQLRYFPQVNQNLAPRQPQVYSRHQSIAQEPPQLQARGWPQRQGLIVTDGSNVTEADGNLSMTTTPDISPKLITSRSPTSPSVPQHAPKFMASGPVSLPVMRSDPTLFKQGLRKKEEDTLCCPKCSQGFSEEEQDKLLEHMEICCE from the exons ATGGGAGTTGGACAGGAGACAACAGACATGATGTCAGGAAAAGGGGAACCAGAGTATCCCACATTGCAGTGTGGTTCTCGACTGACTGTGGAGCAGGAACGTGACTGGTACAAGGAAAAGCTGCTGCACATGAAGGTGGTGTTTAAGGAAATGCAGCACAGCCTCCAGTCTCAGAAGATTCGGAAGGAAGGCATTGAGACTGTGTCTACCCTGCTGAAAGAGTCCCGGCAACAGATAACCACTTTGGAAAATCAAAAACGAGCACTGGAGACAGCTGTGAGAAATCTCCAGAACAGGCTGGCCAATCATGGGTTGTCGAATAGTGTGacttttgaagaaaatgaaCTCTTTATTCCTGGtacatcaaaacaaatattagacaatttAGCCAAGGAAAATGCAAGGTTACGGAATCTTCTTGGCATGTCTGGTGGATTTGAGGATGTGACCAAGTTACACGAG ACAATAGAGAGAGTTCAGGGGGTCAACTCCAGccttcaagttgagaaagacaACTTGCTTCAGAAAGTTGCTGACCttgaaaacatgttaaagtCGTCTGACAGTGAAAAGGACAAACTGATCTGTCAACTTCGTGAGCACATCGACAAGCTTCAGTCCAACTCCCGGACCCAGGATGTCCTTTGTCAGTCAATGTCTGGAGAGGTGTCAGGACTCCGACAGAAGCTGAAGGATTTCGTACTGCAGTGCCAGCAACTGGAGATAAAGCTGGAGGATGCTGAACAGAACAAGGTGAACCTCACCCAACAGGAAGTGCCAGTCGTAGAAGTCAGGTCtaatcaa AAATCTGAAGATACACTTGATGGCAATATTCTTGTGGAAGAGAACACGAGATTGAAAGAAGAATTAAAAACT TTGAAGGAGATGAACCGACGATGGCAGGATTACAACACTGACCGTGAACGCTACACCCAGGAACTGCACAGCAACTACCGTGAGCTTCAACAGCGTTACAAGGCCAGCCAAGAGAAACGCATCACGGAAGAGAGGGAACGTCAGCTCAACAACCTTCTTGTCACTGCAAAGGAGAATATGGAGAAGATGGAGAATGACAAGAAACAg CTGTTGGAGAAGCTGGAAGCGTCCGAGTCCACTGTTGCCAGCCAGGCAATAGAGATACAGCAGTTGAGGATGATGTCGGGAGAAGGAGACCAGGAGACTATCGCAGCACTGAAGGCACAGATACAGGTGTGCACCGAGGACTTCCAAACAGAGAGACAGGACCGTGCCAAGGCTCAAGCTAAAGCTCACCTGTTGCAGGAAGAGGTGAACAGCCTACGGGCAGAG AATAGTCAGTTGAGGTATTTCCCACAAGTAAACCAAAACCTAGCACCACGACAGCCTCAGGTTTACAGCCGGCACCAGTCCATTGCACAGGAG CCTCCGCAGCTACAAGCCCGTGGGTGGCCTCAGCGACAGGGATTGATTGTGACCGACGGCAGCAATGTGACAGAAGCTGACGGCAACCTATCAATGACAACAACTCCTGACATCAGCCCCAAATTGATCACCTCACGATCACCAACCAGCCCTAGCGTACCTCAGCATGCCCCCAAATTCATGGCCTCGGGGCCAGTGAGTCTTCCTGTCATGAGGTCGGACCCCACACTGTTTAAACAGGGCTTGAGGAAAAAGGAGGAAGACACACTGTGTTGTCCAAAGTGTAGTCAGGGCTTTTCAGAGGAAGAACAGGATAAGTTATTGGAGCACATGGAAATCTGTTGTGAATAA